In Deltaproteobacteria bacterium, the following proteins share a genomic window:
- a CDS encoding thioesterase: protein MNTEAPGPVELKEPIHRLSYRVIYGDTDTGGVLYYGNYLRIFEMGRTEFLRSVLKISYRDIERGGVILPASEVYCRYKSPAHYDDLLEISTSLESFSRFSVRFHYLIHRFDDHHLLVRGYTVHAATDRSGHLAGLPADFQTALAGICDRRSRI from the coding sequence GTGAATACAGAAGCGCCAGGTCCAGTTGAACTTAAGGAACCAATACACCGCCTCTCCTACAGGGTGATTTACGGTGATACCGATACCGGCGGTGTGTTATATTATGGAAATTATCTGAGAATCTTTGAGATGGGGCGCACCGAGTTTCTGCGGTCCGTGCTCAAGATATCTTATCGCGATATCGAGCGTGGAGGGGTTATACTTCCTGCAAGCGAGGTCTACTGCCGTTACAAGTCCCCGGCACATTATGACGACCTGCTTGAGATTTCAACTTCACTGGAAAGTTTTTCCAGATTCTCAGTTCGTTTTCATTATCTGATACATCGATTCGATGACCATCACTTGCTGGTCAGGGGCTATACAGTTCACGCGGCAACGGACAGATCCGGCCATCTTGCCGGTCTTCCAGCGGATTTTCAGACAGCACTTGCCGGCATCTGCGACCGGCGAAGTCGTATTTGA
- a CDS encoding cofactor-independent phosphoglycerate mutase codes for MDLPASKYVILIGDGMADFPIDDLGGKTVLEVARTPAMDRLARLGELGRVLTIPEGFPPGSDVANMSLLGYSPEKFYTGRGPLEAAAMGVQMNPEDVAFRCNLVTLRFTEGRVYMVDYSAGHISSEEARILINDLSLLVSGRSFELFAGISYRHLLLWRGGPEGISTVPPHDLTGMDVTEAWHIYEEEPLLYELLTKAITFFHRHSVNEKRRAEGKLPANALWPWGQGRRPLFATFSQLYDIDSAVVAAVDLIRGLGVCAGMEVINVPGATGYLDTNYRAKADAALRALKEKTLVVVHVEAPDEAGHMGDVREKIRAIERFDKEVVGPVMDGLRDTGVSYRILVATDHYTPVSLKTHSPGPVPYVIYDSSSTNGNSDATFNEPAAEQSPVMIKEGYKLMQRFIGVAPRELELDTKKKPSEYRSARSS; via the coding sequence ATGGATCTTCCGGCTTCGAAGTATGTGATATTGATTGGAGACGGTATGGCTGATTTTCCAATCGACGATCTGGGGGGCAAGACTGTTTTGGAGGTGGCAAGGACACCTGCCATGGACCGCTTGGCAAGATTGGGGGAACTGGGCAGAGTGCTTACAATTCCAGAGGGTTTCCCCCCGGGGAGTGATGTGGCCAATATGTCCCTTTTGGGTTATTCACCTGAAAAGTTTTATACCGGCCGCGGACCCCTGGAGGCCGCTGCCATGGGTGTCCAGATGAATCCGGAGGACGTTGCCTTCAGGTGCAATTTGGTTACCCTGAGATTTACAGAGGGCAGGGTCTACATGGTAGACTACAGTGCCGGTCATATAAGCAGTGAGGAGGCCCGCATACTCATAAACGACTTGTCCCTGTTGGTGTCCGGTCGTTCTTTTGAACTCTTTGCAGGCATAAGCTACCGCCATTTGTTACTTTGGCGGGGTGGCCCCGAAGGTATTTCCACTGTGCCCCCCCATGATCTTACAGGAATGGATGTAACTGAAGCCTGGCATATTTACGAGGAGGAGCCGCTCCTGTATGAACTTCTTACCAAGGCCATCACCTTTTTTCATCGTCACTCTGTCAACGAGAAAAGGCGGGCCGAGGGAAAACTGCCTGCAAACGCACTCTGGCCATGGGGGCAGGGTCGAAGGCCGCTGTTTGCCACGTTTTCCCAGTTGTATGACATAGACAGCGCGGTTGTGGCCGCAGTTGATCTCATAAGGGGGCTGGGCGTCTGTGCAGGTATGGAGGTTATAAATGTGCCGGGGGCCACTGGTTATCTGGATACCAACTACAGGGCAAAGGCGGATGCAGCCCTGAGGGCGCTGAAGGAAAAGACCCTTGTGGTTGTACATGTTGAGGCCCCTGATGAGGCAGGTCACATGGGTGATGTCCGTGAAAAAATCAGGGCCATAGAGCGCTTTGATAAAGAAGTGGTGGGACCTGTCATGGATGGCCTGAGAGATACCGGAGTATCTTACAGGATACTGGTTGCCACGGATCACTATACGCCCGTGAGTCTTAAGACACACAGCCCGGGACCAGTACCCTATGTTATTTATGACAGTTCAAGCACGAATGGTAATTCAGATGCCACCTTTAACGAGCCTGCTGCAGAGCAGAGCCCTGTAATGATCAAAGAAGGCTATAAACTGATGCAGAGGTTCATCGGCGTGGCACCCAGAGAGCTGGAACTGGATACCAAAAAGAAGCCAAGTGAATACAGAAGCGCCAGGTCCAGTTGA
- a CDS encoding homoserine dehydrogenase, translating into MGKTVNVGLLGFGTVGSGVARILLEQSELLRQRAGMSIRLARICDLDITTSRGFPVASDILTDDVISLINDPELDIFIELIGGLEPARTFVLEAIQKGKHVITANKALLAAHGHEIFEAAARHGVELGFEASVGGGIPVVKAVKEGLVANRLQTVMGIMNGTANYILSRMTEEGTAFQDVLADAQRLGYAEADPSYDVEGIDTAHKLVIMAMLAFGTPVELSDIYIEGISRLSPLDISFAKEFGYRIKLLAIARNGNNGLELRVHPTMIPSEHLLAQVGGAYNAFYFVGDSVGKVFLYGLGAGQMPTGSAVVADVVDVARNLAGGTIGRVASLGLPYDMLKPLKRRPMDSLTACYYFRFSVVDRPKVLARISGILGDMDISIASVVQKGRGSRDSSVSVVMLTHEAHEVKVREALKRIDSLDVISGETMVIRIEDLKNLEKA; encoded by the coding sequence ATGGGTAAGACTGTAAATGTGGGTCTGCTGGGTTTTGGGACCGTAGGGAGTGGAGTGGCCAGGATCCTGCTGGAACAGTCGGAACTCCTGAGGCAGCGCGCCGGGATGAGTATAAGGCTTGCACGGATCTGTGACCTGGATATTACTACTTCCAGGGGTTTTCCAGTAGCTTCTGATATCCTTACTGATGACGTGATCTCCCTTATTAATGATCCTGAGCTGGACATATTTATTGAGCTCATAGGCGGTCTTGAGCCGGCCCGGACCTTTGTGCTTGAGGCTATTCAAAAAGGAAAGCACGTTATCACGGCAAACAAGGCCCTGCTTGCGGCTCACGGCCATGAGATCTTTGAGGCTGCGGCGAGACATGGGGTTGAGCTTGGGTTCGAGGCCAGTGTGGGCGGGGGAATACCTGTTGTCAAGGCAGTGAAAGAGGGCCTTGTGGCAAACCGTCTTCAAACGGTCATGGGTATAATGAACGGTACTGCCAACTACATCCTCTCGAGGATGACCGAGGAGGGCACGGCATTTCAGGATGTGCTGGCAGATGCGCAACGCCTTGGCTATGCCGAAGCGGACCCTTCTTATGACGTTGAGGGAATTGATACTGCCCACAAGCTTGTTATTATGGCCATGCTGGCTTTTGGTACCCCTGTTGAGCTTTCAGATATTTACATCGAGGGCATATCCAGACTCTCGCCCCTGGACATCTCCTTTGCAAAGGAATTCGGATACAGGATCAAGCTTCTCGCCATTGCAAGAAATGGCAATAACGGGCTCGAACTGAGAGTCCATCCGACCATGATCCCGTCAGAGCACCTTTTGGCACAGGTTGGTGGAGCCTACAATGCCTTTTACTTCGTTGGTGACTCGGTTGGGAAGGTGTTTCTGTACGGATTGGGGGCCGGACAGATGCCCACAGGCAGTGCAGTGGTGGCTGATGTAGTGGATGTAGCCAGGAATCTGGCCGGGGGGACTATCGGAAGAGTGGCATCCCTGGGGCTTCCATATGATATGCTTAAGCCTCTGAAAAGGCGACCGATGGATTCTTTAACAGCTTGTTATTATTTTCGGTTTTCGGTTGTGGACAGGCCGAAGGTCCTTGCCAGGATATCCGGAATCCTCGGAGATATGGATATCAGCATAGCCTCGGTCGTACAGAAGGGACGTGGCAGCAGGGATTCATCGGTTTCCGTAGTTATGCTTACCCATGAGGCCCATGAGGTCAAGGTGCGCGAAGCGTTAAAGCGGATTGACTCGCTTGACGTGATCTCAGGTGAGACCATGGTCATCCGCATAGAGGATCTCAAGAACCTTGAAAAAGCGTAA